A window from Enterocloster bolteae encodes these proteins:
- the ttdB gene encoding L(+)-tartrate dehydratase subunit beta produces MAKKILTTPIKAEDLEDIHIGDIIYLSGHITTCRDVAHRRLIEGGRKLPVDLEGGAILHAGPIIRPLEDGRYEMVSVGPTTSMRMEKFEREFIRETGVRLVVGKGGMGMGTEEGCKEYKALHCVFPAGCAVVAADSVEEIEQAQWLDLGMPETLWTCRVKEFGPLIVSIDTYGRNLFEQNKVKFNEKKDKVYERICREVHFIK; encoded by the coding sequence ATGGCGAAGAAAATATTAACCACACCTATAAAGGCAGAAGATCTGGAAGATATACATATAGGTGATATTATATATCTCTCAGGTCATATTACCACTTGCCGCGATGTTGCCCACAGACGTCTTATCGAAGGCGGGAGGAAACTTCCTGTGGACCTGGAAGGCGGGGCCATCCTGCATGCCGGTCCAATCATACGTCCTTTGGAGGATGGACGGTATGAGATGGTTTCGGTTGGGCCAACCACCAGCATGCGCATGGAGAAATTTGAGAGGGAATTTATCCGGGAAACGGGCGTGCGCCTGGTAGTGGGAAAAGGGGGCATGGGCATGGGAACAGAAGAAGGGTGTAAGGAATACAAAGCCCTGCACTGTGTATTTCCCGCGGGCTGCGCAGTTGTGGCAGCTGACAGCGTGGAGGAAATTGAGCAGGCTCAGTGGCTGGATTTGGGAATGCCGGAGACTCTGTGGACATGCCGGGTCAAAGAGTTCGGCCCTCTCATTGTATCCATTGACACATATGGACGGAATCTTTTTGAGCAAAACAAGGTGAAATTCAATGAGAAAAAGGATAAGGTTTACGAGAGAATATGCAGGGAAGTACATTTTATAAAATAG
- a CDS encoding HpcH/HpaI aldolase/citrate lyase family protein has translation MRRTMLFLPGNNPNMIMNGGLLGADSIIFDLEDAVAPDQKDAARILVKSALRSLDFGGCEIIIRMNALDTPYWEEDIEEMVPLGPSAIMPTKVSDGDYIRKLEQKITETEEKNGMDVGKIKLIPLLETAMGIEHAYDIAIASPRMEALYLGAEDLTADLRCERTKEGAEILYARGRLVCAARAAGIEAYDTPFTDVEDMEGLRRDARFAKGLGYTGKAVINPRHVEDVNCIFSPSDKEIRYAREVFGAIREAKRQGKGAISLRGKMIDAPIAQRAKLVLEAASELKGVNYFE, from the coding sequence ATGAGACGTACAATGCTATTCTTACCAGGAAATAATCCCAACATGATTATGAACGGCGGTCTACTGGGAGCGGACAGCATTATATTTGATTTGGAAGATGCAGTGGCTCCCGACCAGAAAGATGCAGCCAGGATTCTGGTGAAGTCGGCTCTGCGTTCTCTTGATTTCGGCGGATGTGAAATCATTATTCGGATGAATGCTCTGGATACTCCTTATTGGGAGGAGGATATTGAGGAGATGGTGCCGCTTGGTCCATCTGCCATCATGCCCACCAAGGTCAGTGACGGGGATTACATCAGGAAGCTGGAACAGAAAATTACTGAAACAGAAGAGAAGAACGGAATGGATGTGGGAAAAATCAAGCTGATACCGCTGCTGGAAACAGCTATGGGGATTGAGCATGCCTATGATATAGCAATTGCATCGCCCCGGATGGAGGCCCTTTATCTGGGAGCGGAGGATTTGACCGCGGATTTAAGATGTGAACGGACGAAAGAAGGAGCGGAAATTCTTTATGCCCGGGGCCGCCTGGTATGCGCGGCCCGGGCCGCCGGGATTGAGGCATATGATACCCCGTTTACGGACGTGGAAGACATGGAGGGGCTCAGGAGGGATGCCAGGTTCGCCAAAGGGTTGGGATATACAGGAAAGGCAGTTATCAATCCGCGCCATGTGGAGGACGTAAACTGTATTTTCAGTCCAAGTGACAAGGAGATACGCTACGCAAGGGAGGTATTTGGGGCCATCAGAGAAGCCAAGCGCCAGGGAAAGGGTGCTATCTCTCTGAGGGGAAAGATGATTGATGCTCCCATTGCGCAGAGGGCAAAGCTTGTACTGGAAGCGGCATCTGAGCTAAAGGGGGTGAATTATTTTGAGTAA
- a CDS encoding tartrate dehydrogenase, with translation MKVHKIAVIPGDGIGPEVLEEGIKILKKTACLDGGFSFEFTHFPWGCEYYLKHGRMMDENGIEILKDFDAIYLGAVGAPGVPDHISLWELLLNIRKSFDQYINLRPVVLLRGAPCPLKDVKCEDINMIFVRENSEGEYAGSGSWLYKGKTNEVVIQNSVFSRIGCERVIRYAYNLAREKGKTLTSISKGNALNYSMVFWDQIFKEVGLEYPDVKTYSYLVDAASMFMVKDPKRFEVVVTSNLFGDILTDLGAAIAGGLGLAAGANLNPEHKFPSMFEPIHGSAPDIAGHNIADPLAAIWSASQMLEFFGYNKWAQRILDAVETIMWEGKRLTPDMGGSSTTSQVGDEVAAILER, from the coding sequence ATGAAAGTACATAAAATTGCAGTCATACCAGGAGACGGAATAGGGCCGGAGGTGCTGGAAGAGGGAATTAAAATACTTAAAAAGACAGCATGCCTGGATGGAGGCTTTTCCTTTGAGTTCACACATTTCCCATGGGGATGCGAGTATTATCTGAAACATGGAAGGATGATGGATGAGAACGGGATTGAGATACTGAAGGATTTTGATGCCATATATCTGGGTGCCGTGGGAGCACCGGGAGTACCGGACCATATATCTCTGTGGGAACTGCTTTTGAATATACGTAAAAGCTTTGACCAGTATATTAATCTGAGGCCGGTGGTATTGCTCAGGGGAGCACCCTGCCCGCTTAAGGATGTGAAATGTGAAGACATTAATATGATATTTGTGCGGGAGAACAGCGAGGGAGAATACGCAGGCAGCGGAAGTTGGCTGTATAAGGGAAAGACCAATGAAGTAGTGATTCAGAATAGTGTATTTTCCAGAATTGGATGTGAACGTGTAATCCGCTATGCCTATAATCTGGCGAGGGAAAAGGGGAAGACACTGACAAGCATAAGCAAGGGAAATGCTCTGAACTATTCCATGGTTTTCTGGGATCAGATATTTAAAGAGGTGGGACTGGAGTATCCGGATGTTAAGACATATTCATATCTGGTTGACGCTGCCAGCATGTTCATGGTTAAGGACCCAAAGCGCTTTGAGGTTGTGGTGACTTCCAACCTGTTTGGGGACATACTCACCGATCTTGGAGCAGCAATTGCAGGGGGCCTGGGGTTGGCGGCAGGAGCTAATTTAAATCCTGAACATAAATTTCCCTCCATGTTTGAACCGATTCACGGGTCTGCACCTGATATTGCAGGCCATAATATCGCAGATCCCCTGGCTGCCATATGGTCAGCCAGCCAGATGCTGGAGTTTTTCGGATACAATAAATGGGCTCAGAGGATACTGGATGCAGTGGAGACAATTATGTGGGAGGGAAAGAGACTTACACCGGATATGGGGGGAAGTTCAACCACATCCCAGGTGGGAGATGAAGTGGCAGCTATACTGGAACGGTAA
- a CDS encoding GntR family transcriptional regulator, with amino-acid sequence MKSIQNIQTKDLVVHILREQILSGDLKPGEELAQEDVAEKLGVSRMPVREALQALTQEGFLTRMRNRHVCVSRMKRIQVLESFRIMAVVEAEMLGMLDERAVQVLSAHIDETVKILEEGSEDKGRQMELEYHWLIGELLDNPYLQQMLKKLQEGYLSYVLLKLPFIHSDRVAHLRRLGDAAKEIGGPGIKDALLGYFEHLADSLLDRTAAL; translated from the coding sequence ATGAAAAGCATCCAGAATATTCAGACCAAGGACCTTGTGGTCCATATTTTACGGGAACAGATACTTTCGGGCGATTTGAAGCCGGGAGAGGAATTGGCCCAGGAAGACGTGGCAGAAAAGTTAGGAGTATCCAGAATGCCTGTGAGAGAGGCGCTGCAGGCACTTACACAGGAAGGTTTTCTGACAAGGATGCGTAATCGCCATGTCTGTGTGTCCCGGATGAAGAGGATACAGGTGTTGGAGTCATTTCGTATCATGGCCGTTGTGGAGGCTGAGATGCTTGGAATGTTGGATGAACGGGCTGTTCAGGTGCTGTCGGCTCATATTGATGAAACGGTTAAAATATTGGAGGAAGGCAGCGAGGACAAGGGCAGGCAGATGGAATTGGAGTACCATTGGCTAATAGGCGAGCTGCTTGATAATCCGTATTTGCAGCAGATGCTTAAGAAGCTTCAGGAGGGTTATCTGTCATATGTTCTTTTAAAACTGCCTTTTATACATAGCGATAGAGTGGCTCACTTAAGACGGTTGGGGGATGCTGCCAAGGAGATCGGGGGGCCGGGCATAAAGGACGCTTTGCTGGGGTATTTTGAACATCTGGCGGACAGCCTGCTTGACAGGACGGCCGCATTATAG
- the ttdA gene encoding L(+)-tartrate dehydratase subunit alpha yields MMTKTEAVEYMTDIMAKFVGYSGKVLPDDVTEKLKELRVLETDELPKTIYDTMFRNQELAAQLDRPCCQDTGVLQYLVKCGTRFPLIDFVESLLKEATVRATFDAPLRHNSVETFDEYNTGKNVGKGTPTVFWEIVPECDTCEIYSYMAGGGCSLPGKAMVLMPGQGYEGVTKFVLDVMTSYGLNACPPLLVGVGVATSVETAALLSKKALFRTLGSKNSNERAAKLEKLLEDGINEIGLGPQGVSGKMSVMGVHIENTARHPSTIGVAVNVGCWSHRKGHIIFDKDLKYTIISHKGVTL; encoded by the coding sequence ATGATGACAAAGACAGAGGCCGTGGAATATATGACGGATATTATGGCGAAATTCGTGGGATACAGCGGGAAAGTACTGCCCGATGATGTGACGGAAAAGCTGAAGGAACTCAGGGTACTGGAGACAGATGAGCTTCCCAAGACCATATATGACACCATGTTCAGAAATCAGGAACTGGCGGCACAGTTGGACCGTCCCTGCTGTCAGGATACAGGAGTTCTGCAGTATCTGGTGAAATGTGGTACCAGGTTCCCGCTTATTGATTTTGTGGAATCACTACTTAAGGAAGCAACTGTTAGGGCGACCTTTGATGCGCCCCTCCGCCACAACAGCGTGGAGACGTTTGACGAATACAACACAGGTAAGAATGTGGGAAAGGGGACTCCTACCGTATTTTGGGAGATTGTTCCGGAGTGTGATACCTGTGAGATTTATTCTTATATGGCTGGAGGAGGATGTTCACTGCCGGGAAAGGCCATGGTACTGATGCCAGGTCAGGGATACGAAGGAGTCACAAAGTTCGTGCTGGATGTAATGACAAGCTATGGATTAAATGCCTGTCCTCCCCTGTTGGTGGGCGTTGGGGTGGCCACTTCCGTGGAAACGGCTGCGTTACTGTCAAAAAAGGCATTGTTCAGAACGCTGGGGTCTAAAAATTCAAATGAAAGGGCAGCCAAGTTGGAGAAGCTTCTGGAGGACGGCATCAATGAAATCGGGCTGGGGCCTCAGGGCGTATCAGGCAAAATGTCTGTCATGGGCGTACATATCGAAAATACGGCCAGACATCCGTCTACTATAGGCGTGGCAGTAAATGTGGGGTGCTGGTCCCACAGGAAGGGACATATTATATTTGATAAGGATTTGAAATACACCATCATATCTCACAAGGGGGTGACTCTGTAA
- the citD gene encoding citrate lyase acyl carrier protein: protein MIIHKNAVAGTLESSDILVVVQPAEHGIHIELQSTVYQQFGDDIIKTICEVTESLGVEAASIQANDHGALDCTIRARVETALRRASKEEAI from the coding sequence ATGATAATTCATAAAAATGCTGTGGCTGGTACCCTGGAATCCAGTGATATTCTGGTTGTTGTTCAACCGGCAGAGCATGGCATACACATAGAACTTCAATCTACGGTATACCAGCAGTTTGGAGATGATATCATAAAGACAATCTGTGAGGTAACCGAATCGCTGGGAGTGGAGGCGGCATCCATTCAGGCCAACGACCATGGCGCTCTGGACTGTACGATCCGGGCCAGGGTTGAGACGGCACTGCGCAGGGCGTCAAAGGAGGAAGCTATATGA
- the ttdA gene encoding L(+)-tartrate dehydratase subunit alpha encodes MTHEDAKQRFTDIMEKFIGMSSKRLPDDVYAKLKECGEKEDSDIQKVIYNAYFENLDMAGKLSRPCCQDTGLLHFYIKMGTGFAYQGMVADCLREATHNATYSAPLRQNTVNYFEERNTNDNTGERMPWINWDIVPDNDDLEIITYFAGGGCCLPGRSQVFKPSDGYAAIIRYVFDAVSDLGINACPPLIVGVGLGHNAENAALLSKKAYLRPLGTSHPHPKGAQLEQDLLEGLNKLGIGAQGLRGNCAAMEVHIESSARHTATIAIGVNVACYAHRRGVIRFHNDLSYEMPTYKGVTL; translated from the coding sequence ATGACACACGAAGATGCAAAACAAAGGTTCACGGACATCATGGAGAAATTCATTGGAATGAGCAGCAAGCGGCTTCCTGATGATGTGTACGCAAAATTAAAGGAGTGCGGAGAGAAAGAAGACAGCGATATCCAGAAGGTTATCTACAACGCGTATTTTGAAAACCTGGATATGGCAGGTAAGCTTAGCCGGCCCTGCTGTCAGGATACGGGACTCCTTCACTTTTATATTAAGATGGGAACGGGATTCGCCTATCAGGGCATGGTAGCGGACTGTCTGAGAGAGGCCACCCACAATGCTACCTACAGCGCACCTCTGCGGCAAAACACGGTGAATTATTTTGAAGAGAGGAATACCAACGACAATACCGGCGAGAGAATGCCATGGATTAACTGGGATATTGTGCCGGATAATGATGACCTGGAAATCATAACGTATTTCGCAGGCGGCGGCTGCTGCCTGCCGGGACGTTCGCAGGTGTTTAAGCCTTCTGACGGATATGCGGCAATCATCCGGTATGTATTTGACGCGGTGTCTGATTTGGGAATCAATGCATGTCCGCCTCTGATTGTGGGCGTGGGATTGGGACATAATGCCGAGAATGCAGCCCTCCTGTCTAAAAAAGCATATCTGAGGCCTCTTGGTACAAGCCATCCTCATCCAAAGGGAGCACAGCTGGAGCAGGATTTGCTGGAAGGACTTAACAAGCTGGGAATAGGAGCCCAGGGCCTGAGGGGAAATTGTGCTGCCATGGAGGTGCATATAGAATCATCCGCCCGCCATACGGCTACCATTGCCATTGGTGTGAATGTGGCATGTTATGCCCACCGTCGGGGCGTGATCCGGTTCCACAATGACTTGTCTTATGAGATGCCGACATATAAGGGGGTAACGCTATGA
- the ttdB gene encoding L(+)-tartrate dehydratase subunit beta, with the protein MKKILTTPVTTEDIKDLRVGDIIYLSGELVTGRDDVHHRVVHEGLTCPYDFAGGAVMHAGPIIREEPGKNTMISIGPTSSIRMEADAADFIRLTGVKIQVGKGGMGEKTSAACKEYGAIHCVYPGGCAVSAAAHVEEIKNVYWRELGMPECLWVMKIKEFGPLIVSIDTEGNNMFVDNKKYYASRKEECMAPIIDSVKDYMKVEQA; encoded by the coding sequence ATGAAAAAGATTTTAACGACACCGGTTACAACCGAGGATATTAAAGATTTGAGAGTTGGGGATATTATCTATCTGTCGGGGGAACTGGTCACAGGGCGTGACGATGTACATCACCGAGTGGTTCATGAGGGACTTACCTGTCCCTATGATTTTGCCGGCGGCGCCGTCATGCATGCAGGACCTATTATAAGGGAAGAACCGGGGAAGAATACCATGATTTCCATTGGCCCTACCTCTTCCATCCGAATGGAGGCGGACGCGGCGGATTTTATCCGCCTTACAGGAGTGAAAATCCAGGTGGGAAAGGGCGGAATGGGTGAAAAGACCTCTGCGGCATGTAAAGAGTATGGAGCAATTCACTGTGTATATCCGGGGGGCTGCGCCGTATCGGCGGCAGCCCATGTGGAAGAAATAAAAAATGTGTACTGGCGGGAACTGGGGATGCCTGAATGTCTGTGGGTAATGAAAATCAAGGAATTTGGTCCTCTCATCGTATCCATTGACACAGAGGGAAATAACATGTTCGTGGACAACAAGAAATATTACGCTTCCCGCAAAGAGGAGTGCATGGCTCCGATTATTGACAGTGTCAAAGATTATATGAAGGTAGAACAGGCATGA
- a CDS encoding AEC family transporter, producing MEHLIFALNATVPIFCLVLLGMAFRMTGILNRDFADRINHFVFNISLPAVLWRDLSGADFLKVWDGKFIGFCFMATTASILIAAAASMFLKKKEIRGEFIQASYRSSAALLGIAFVQNIYGNSSMAPLMIIGCVPLYNIMAVVILEMMRPGRGRINKGLLIKTLAGILHNPILWGIICGMAWSASGIPRPAVLVKVIGDVAVLATPLGLLAMGALFDLGRAGKSIGPALSASFIKLAGLEFIIIPAAIAAGFRREALTAIFIMLGSATTFGAFVMAKNMGYDGDLTSNTVMITTCGCAVTLTIGLYILKSLNLI from the coding sequence ATGGAACATCTTATATTTGCACTAAATGCCACCGTACCGATATTCTGTCTTGTGCTGCTGGGAATGGCGTTTAGGATGACAGGTATCCTGAATCGTGATTTTGCAGATAGGATAAACCATTTTGTATTTAACATCTCTTTGCCGGCAGTTCTGTGGAGGGATCTTTCGGGAGCTGATTTCCTTAAAGTCTGGGACGGGAAATTTATCGGTTTTTGTTTCATGGCCACTACGGCCAGTATCCTCATTGCCGCCGCAGCATCCATGTTCCTAAAGAAAAAGGAGATAAGGGGTGAATTTATACAGGCATCATACCGCAGCAGCGCTGCTTTACTGGGAATAGCTTTTGTGCAGAATATATATGGAAATTCAAGTATGGCCCCATTAATGATTATCGGCTGCGTACCACTGTATAATATTATGGCAGTAGTGATTTTGGAAATGATGAGGCCGGGCAGGGGAAGAATTAACAAGGGGCTTCTGATAAAGACTTTGGCGGGAATTCTGCATAATCCTATCCTATGGGGAATTATATGCGGCATGGCGTGGTCGGCATCAGGAATCCCACGGCCTGCTGTCCTGGTAAAGGTGATCGGCGATGTGGCCGTGCTGGCCACACCACTGGGACTGCTGGCAATGGGCGCACTTTTTGACCTGGGACGGGCCGGGAAAAGCATAGGTCCGGCACTGTCAGCCAGCTTTATCAAATTGGCCGGATTGGAGTTTATCATTATCCCGGCTGCCATAGCGGCAGGATTCAGGAGGGAGGCACTGACCGCAATTTTTATCATGCTGGGTTCAGCCACCACATTTGGAGCTTTTGTAATGGCTAAAAATATGGGGTATGACGGTGACCTCACCTCGAATACAGTTATGATTACGACCTGCGGATGTGCGGTGACATTGACAATCGGGCTTTATATTTTAAAGAGCCTGAATCTGATTTGA
- a CDS encoding TRAP transporter large permease, whose amino-acid sequence MTGLLFGSFFVLMFLGVPIAVALGLAAVIAIVAGLNSSLIVTAQSMFNGINSFPLMAIPFFILAGNMMGEGGISKKLVTFVNLLFSRITGGLAMVAIGASMFFAAISGSCPATTAAIGGIMVPEMKDSGYEKTFAAATVAAAGTVGQVIPPSIPMVTYCVLANTSVSTLFLAGVGPGLLMGLTMMVVAYLYAKKHNVPVIKEKKSPKEVLHICLDSMWALIMPVIILGGIYSGIFTPTEAGAVAAVYGMVVGLFVYKELKWRDIPKVVCNSAVAASVIMLIMATVSTFGYVLTMARIPQVIASSLLSFTTNKYVLLFLFNIVVLIAGCFLNSSAAIALLTPILLPVLTSVGVSPYMVGIVFIVNMAIGMITPPVGNCLYVACNIADIKFEALVKAIMPYLIALIISLLAITYIEPISMTLVNLLG is encoded by the coding sequence ATGACAGGATTATTGTTTGGAAGTTTTTTTGTACTTATGTTTCTGGGGGTTCCCATCGCTGTGGCTCTTGGACTTGCGGCGGTGATTGCGATTGTGGCAGGTCTGAACTCGTCTTTGATCGTGACGGCCCAGTCCATGTTTAATGGAATCAACTCCTTTCCGCTTATGGCAATCCCTTTTTTTATCCTGGCAGGAAACATGATGGGAGAAGGCGGGATATCCAAGAAACTGGTTACATTTGTTAATTTACTATTCAGCCGTATTACAGGCGGCCTGGCCATGGTGGCCATAGGGGCATCTATGTTCTTTGCAGCCATATCCGGCTCATGTCCGGCTACCACAGCTGCCATAGGAGGAATCATGGTTCCCGAAATGAAGGACAGCGGCTATGAAAAGACCTTTGCAGCGGCTACTGTGGCGGCAGCGGGAACAGTGGGGCAGGTAATTCCACCCAGCATTCCCATGGTTACATACTGTGTTCTGGCCAACACATCAGTGAGCACACTGTTTCTGGCCGGCGTGGGACCGGGCCTTCTGATGGGACTGACAATGATGGTGGTAGCTTACCTGTATGCGAAGAAGCATAATGTTCCTGTAATAAAGGAAAAGAAAAGCCCTAAAGAGGTTCTGCATATATGCCTGGACAGCATGTGGGCCCTTATCATGCCTGTCATTATTCTGGGAGGAATATACAGCGGCATATTTACTCCCACAGAGGCAGGAGCCGTGGCAGCCGTATATGGGATGGTGGTAGGATTATTTGTATATAAGGAACTTAAGTGGCGGGATATACCAAAAGTGGTGTGTAATTCAGCCGTGGCGGCCTCGGTTATCATGCTGATTATGGCCACGGTATCCACTTTTGGGTATGTACTAACTATGGCAAGGATACCCCAGGTCATAGCGTCATCCCTCCTGTCCTTTACTACAAATAAATACGTTCTGCTGTTCCTGTTTAATATCGTGGTCCTGATTGCCGGGTGTTTCCTCAATTCATCAGCAGCAATCGCCCTTTTGACACCGATTCTCCTTCCGGTTCTGACCAGCGTGGGGGTGAGTCCGTATATGGTGGGAATCGTATTCATAGTGAATATGGCAATCGGCATGATTACACCTCCGGTAGGCAACTGTCTGTACGTGGCATGTAATATCGCGGACATTAAATTTGAAGCGTTGGTAAAGGCTATTATGCCCTATCTGATTGCACTGATTATATCTCTGCTGGCAATCACATATATAGAGCCAATCAGTATGACCCTGGTTAACTTATTAGGATAA
- a CDS encoding dihydrodipicolinate synthase family protein, translating to MVFTQWKGIFPYLVSPVDEYGKVKEQVLRNLVEHLVGCGVHGLTPLGSTGEFFYLDWEQRREIVRIVVEAAAGRVPVVAGVAASTNRDAVFQAAEFERLGVDGILGILNVYFPLNQNGIYDYFASIADAVSCQVVVYNNPKFTGFEIEIPTLKRLSQISNINYYKDASGNIGRLLQLSNVVGNDLKIFSASAHVPVFVMMLGGAGWMAGPACLLPRESVMLYELCEKKHWDEAFRLQKIMWEVNRVFQKYNLAACVKAGLQFQGFSVGNPIPPNQPLATDAQKEVAQVIGMIQKEFHTS from the coding sequence ATGGTATTTACACAGTGGAAAGGAATATTCCCATATCTTGTATCGCCCGTAGATGAATATGGGAAAGTAAAGGAACAGGTGCTGCGCAATCTGGTGGAGCATCTCGTTGGGTGTGGTGTCCATGGACTTACCCCCTTGGGCAGTACCGGGGAATTCTTTTATCTTGACTGGGAACAGAGAAGGGAAATCGTCAGAATTGTGGTAGAAGCCGCTGCCGGGAGAGTGCCTGTGGTTGCCGGAGTTGCCGCATCCACAAACAGAGATGCGGTATTTCAGGCAGCTGAATTTGAACGGCTGGGGGTGGATGGAATCCTGGGAATCCTGAACGTATACTTCCCTTTAAACCAGAACGGGATTTATGACTATTTCGCAAGCATTGCAGATGCAGTGTCCTGTCAGGTGGTGGTATATAATAATCCTAAGTTTACAGGTTTTGAGATTGAGATCCCAACCTTGAAAAGACTGTCCCAAATATCAAACATAAATTATTATAAAGATGCGTCCGGCAATATCGGGAGACTTCTTCAACTGAGCAACGTGGTTGGAAACGATTTGAAGATATTCAGCGCATCTGCCCATGTACCTGTATTTGTCATGATGCTTGGAGGGGCCGGTTGGATGGCGGGCCCTGCCTGCCTGCTTCCAAGAGAGAGTGTTATGCTGTATGAACTATGTGAAAAAAAACACTGGGACGAGGCATTCAGACTGCAGAAAATCATGTGGGAAGTGAACCGTGTTTTTCAGAAATATAATCTGGCAGCATGTGTAAAAGCAGGCCTTCAGTTTCAGGGATTTTCAGTGGGAAATCCGATTCCGCCGAACCAGCCGTTGGCAACAGATGCACAAAAAGAAGTTGCCCAGGTCATCGGGATGATTCAGAAAGAGTTCCATACGTCTTGA
- the citF gene encoding citrate lyase subunit alpha, whose product MSKLVSDLREAIERCGLRDGMCISFHHHFRGGDFVLNMVMDEIADMGFKNLKINASSIHDSHAPLIRHMENGVVTALETDYIGPAVGKAVSQGVLKTPVIFRTHGSRPSAIESGQSHIDIAFLGAPASDDRGNCTGTIGRSACGSLGYAFADAACADKVVIITDYLVPYPLTRRSISEEYVDYVVKVDAIGDPAGIVSGTTRLPRDPIALKIADYAAKAIEASGLLKNGFSFQTGAGGASLAVAGFLKDIMLKQGIKGSYCLGGITGYVVDMLEAGCFEAIQDVQCFDLRAVESIRDNRNHVEITASQYASPTAKSTAASSLDVVVLGATQIDTQFNVNVHTDSNGYIIGGSGGHTDVAECAKMTIIVAPLSRARMSIVVDKVDCISTPGSSVDVLVTQYGICVNPCRRDLLERFTEAGIPVADIHDWKAMAEKMNGIPRGIEHKTSRIVARVMGRNGTQMDTIYQVE is encoded by the coding sequence TTGAGTAAATTAGTTTCAGACCTGAGGGAAGCAATTGAACGGTGCGGATTAAGGGATGGTATGTGCATATCCTTTCACCATCATTTCAGAGGAGGGGATTTTGTCCTGAATATGGTGATGGATGAAATCGCAGACATGGGATTCAAAAATTTGAAAATCAATGCCAGCTCTATCCACGATAGCCATGCTCCTCTGATAAGACATATGGAAAATGGCGTGGTAACGGCGCTGGAAACAGATTATATAGGGCCAGCGGTAGGAAAGGCTGTCTCTCAGGGCGTTCTCAAAACGCCGGTTATATTCCGGACACATGGGTCCAGGCCCAGTGCAATTGAATCTGGCCAATCTCATATTGACATAGCTTTTCTGGGAGCTCCCGCGTCGGATGACAGAGGAAACTGTACCGGGACTATCGGCAGGTCGGCCTGCGGTTCGCTGGGATATGCGTTTGCAGACGCGGCATGTGCAGATAAGGTGGTCATCATCACGGATTATCTTGTGCCTTACCCGCTGACCAGGCGCTCTATTTCAGAGGAGTATGTGGATTATGTGGTGAAGGTGGATGCCATCGGAGATCCGGCAGGAATCGTATCAGGAACCACCAGACTGCCAAGGGATCCCATTGCACTGAAAATTGCAGATTATGCGGCAAAAGCCATAGAAGCCTCTGGCCTGTTAAAGAACGGATTTTCATTCCAGACAGGTGCGGGCGGCGCTTCTCTTGCAGTGGCAGGATTCCTGAAGGATATTATGTTAAAGCAGGGGATAAAGGGAAGCTACTGCCTGGGCGGGATTACAGGTTATGTTGTAGATATGCTGGAGGCCGGCTGTTTTGAGGCAATACAGGATGTACAGTGCTTTGATTTGAGAGCCGTGGAATCCATCAGAGATAATCGAAACCATGTGGAGATAACAGCCAGTCAATATGCAAGCCCTACTGCCAAAAGTACAGCTGCCTCGTCTCTGGACGTGGTAGTATTAGGTGCGACCCAGATTGATACCCAGTTCAATGTCAATGTACATACAGATTCAAATGGTTATATTATAGGAGGATCGGGTGGACATACTGATGTAGCTGAATGTGCTAAGATGACGATTATCGTGGCACCGCTCAGCCGTGCAAGGATGTCGATTGTTGTGGATAAGGTGGATTGTATATCAACACCAGGTTCTTCTGTGGATGTTTTGGTGACCCAGTATGGCATATGCGTGAACCCATGCCGCCGTGATTTACTGGAACGTTTTACCGAAGCAGGTATCCCTGTGGCGGATATACATGATTGGAAGGCCATGGCTGAGAAGATGAATGGAATCCCACGGGGGATTGAACATAAGACTTCCAGAATTGTAGCCAGAGTTATGGGGCGGAATGGAACACAGATGGATACCATATATCAGGTAGAGTAG